CGATACTGcaggttaatttatttttacttaaaaaatatatatataaaaaaaaactaaagtctaAAATTGTTACGTCTTTctgtaaagttatacccaaaagtcttgggtttggctgcaacacctgacctaagagtaatatttataatattaataatagcattaaacttgcatgacccaagtttaagtcgGTCTTATTGCAATACCGaacccaatagccttggatgtgggtctggctgtaaggtcgtgtcataaaagtataataatcaaatagattaattaaaaagaaaaaaataccaagaGGACGAAAAAAACTAacgagaatttttttaaaaaaaaattaactgggttaacccgtcaaatcttgGACAAAACAAATTGATGGGTTACCCAGAATTAAATGGGCTAACCTGTGAAACCAGGTAAATCCATCAAACCcgggatccatgtcatgaaagtttaataactaaatataaaaaaatttaacattaacaaactaaattaaacgaaaaaaattaactataaagaaaaaaaacaaaaacaaacaaaaggcatcaactttttcattgtggactgtactgtgcagtccacagtcaaaggcataaaaacgaaaaaaaaaaagcaaaaagaaaaaaaaaagaaaaactaaaggcatcaaacgataactaaatagaaaaaaaattaatattaatgaactaaattaaataaaaaaatattaattaaaaagaaaaaataaagaaaaaaacatataagaagaaaaaaactaataaagaaagagaaaaaaaatcttaattaactaTGAATCAATTGGCTTAACCATCAAATCTGGGATCCGTatcataaaagtctgataattaaatagaaaaaaatttaatattaaaaaagtaaattaaaaaataattaaaaaataaaaaaaacaaagaaaaagaaaaaagaaaaaaaattaaaggcatcAGCTTTTTCACTGTAGATTGCAATGTGCAGTCCACAATAAAAggcttaaaaaggaaaaaaaaaaaaaacaaagacacacACCacgggtaaattttttttttcttgcataacaaatatcaaaaaaggctaagatctaagagtgttaggtttttctgcaaagataTACCTAAAAGCTTTGGGTTTAGCGGCAACGcttgacctaagagtaatatttataatattaataataatattaaacttacatgactcaagtttaagtgagtatGACTGCAATACTAGaccaatagccttggatgtgggtctggctgcaaggttgtgttataaaagtgtaataattaaatagattaactaaaaagaaaaaaaaaccaacagaaagaaaaaaaactaatgaagaaaaggaaaaaaaatctgaattaactgggttaactctcaaaccaagttaacatgtcaaacctgagattcacgtcatgaaagtttgataactgcatagaaaacaaaattgacgggttaacccataattaatttggttaacccataaaatcaggttaacccataattaatttagcaaaataaattaaatgaaaaaattaattaaaaataaaaaccagaaaaaaaaaatctgggttaacccgttaaacccggaatgcatgttataaaagtttgagatagaaaataatttaacattaacaaaacaatttttaaaaaaatatccattaaaaaaaacaagaaaaaatgaagaaaaaaacaacttaaaaaaaaaagcaaaaagtaaaaaaaatgaaaaataatattaataataatattaaacttacatgactcaAATTTAAGTGAGTATGACTGCAACACCAGACCAATAGCCTtagatgtgggtctggctgcaaagttgtgtcataaaagtatgataattaaatagattaactaaaaagaaaaaaaaaaccaacaggaagaaaaaaactaatgaagaaaaaaaaatctgaattaactgggttaaccctgaaaccaagttaacccgtcaaacctgggattcgcgtcatgaaagtttgataactgcatagaaaaaaaaattgacgggttaacccataattaatttggttaacccataattaatttaacaaaataaattaaatgaaaaaattaattaaaaaaaaaccataaaaaaaatctgggttaacccgttaaacccggaatgcgtgttataaaagtttgagatagaaaataatttaaaattaacaaaacaaaattaaaaaaatatccattaaaaaaaagaaaaagaagaaaaaaacaacttaaaaaaagaagcaaaaagcaaaaagtaaaaaaaaaaaagacagctcaGTTTTTATTGTGGATTCCATTGTGCAGCCCACAGTAAAAAATGACGccttttatttatagtttaattaatttaattacagtAGCCATTAAAGTTCCCTGGATTGGAGGAAATAACATAGAAATCCTTGAAAAGAATGGTCCTTCAAACAAAGTTAAGAGACTACCTAACAAAATTATAGGTAGTAAATCAAttcactcttttttattttttttaacctattcAAACTGTAGCAACCTTTTTAcacaatttttttgtatatctaCCTCTAGACAAATAGATATAAAGCCGTGGAAAAAGGAAGATTTTGCTTGcatgttattggttttttatgatactagattttttgatgttttttttttaatttttaaaatatttttagaagaataataattttttgatgaaaaataagaaatattttgagAGGTTggatttcaatttattcttttgCTACTGGGTATGTTCATATATGGTTATCATCGAAACTCATTTGGCCAAAAACCAAATCTCTAAGCATATATCAAGTCAAGGCgatcatcaatttaatttgggaacaaatatattttttttacaaagcataagaaaattttattcaGCTAAACCAAAGTAAAAGGACAATTTTTACAAAGGTTGTTTCTAAAATGCTTAGGGCAGATAAGATATAACAGAATCAATAAATCAATTGAACacttaaaaatccaaaacaaatataatatgaaaatagaaaaaaaaattcattcttcttttttatcaagtAATGATATTATGATTCTAATACCAACCGTTCAGATTTATAAATCCAAATATACttctaaaacaattattataaaataaatatatcaaaaatatatctcCAACCATTgatgaaattacaaaataatttttataatttttgttttttctaaaatttccaTATGTGAGTCTAAAGACAAAAAACGAGTATTTATATTCTCATTAACTATCAATTTgtatatatatctttattttccattaaattagaaattattttaaagttaacgactatgtaagcTTTTAATAACTCTGAGTTTTATAAGATATGAACTGGTGACctgtaaaaaagaaattcagagCCTGACCAGTTGAGCTACATCCCGAGAAATTAGTTACTTTATTggatcaaatttcaaattccTTGAAATATTGAATTCCATATTAACTTAAACCTTTAACAATCTGCTAATGAATACATGAAGCTAAGTGTTCATGAAAACTTTGCTCAAGTCATTGCTGACTACAGTGCAGATACAGTACGAGGGGGCGAGAAGTAACAAGGAAATGTTCTAGTTATGAATTACAAGTGAGATGATCACCAACAAGGAAAGGTGATagataaaatcacattttattAAAATCCTGCCCAGTCTAGCTGGTTTATTCTACAATCCAAAGCCTCATTACCCCGAGCCAGATCCCAGCAAGCTAGGCTTCCGGCATCAGTGCGATTGAAGGCGAATCGGAAGTCCCTTTTCAGGGCATGGCATCATATCACCAACGATCTTTTCTTCAGGAAACACGACCTCCCACTTAAACCTCTTGACGACGTTGTGAACAAAAGTCAGAATTGCTAGTCGAGCATACTCTTTTCCAGGGCACATTCTAGGTCCGGCTCCGAAAGGCACGAACGTGAACGGAGGAAAGGCCTTTCCGTCTTCGTGTCTAGACGGGTCAAGCTTTTCAGGATCTGGGAAGTACTTTGGATTCTTGTTTGTTGTGCTTACTGTCCAGTATATCTGCAAGTGTCACCAAAAGTAGGGTTTAAAAAGCAACTTTAATTTTGGAGACCAGACAATtttgaaacttgtgaaaaagaaaaaagacaaggaAAGATTGCATTATGCATACTTTCCATCCCTTTGGAATGGTGTATCCTGCATAAGTAACATCAGTCAAGGCCTCTCTGAAAGTTCCCTGGATTGGAGGTGTGAGCCTCATCACTTCATAGACTACATTCCATGAGTACTTCATCTTCTGAACGTCATTCCAGTCTAGTAGCTCTCCTTCCTTTTTAGCTGTTGCAATCTCTATTTGCTCTGGATTTCAAGAAGACAGGTTTTTGATGAGATCAATTAACAtgaaaaccacacacacacacacacatatatataggtACTCAAACGATCGAAATGGAGAGCGTGGAAGAGAATGATTTATTTACCAGCTAGGATCTTAGCATAAATGTCAGGCCTCTGTCCAACATATTTCATAAAGAATGTCATAGCGGTAGCCACTGTACTATATCCTGCAACTAGTAAACCCATTATCATGCCAGCAATCTCAGCTTCTGCCATGTGTTTGCCTGAAGGGTCCGTGGCCAAGATCATATGGCATAGTACATCCTGCACCTGTGCTCCTTCGGCCATAATGGCTCTTTTCTCACAGATGACTATTCGTAGCTCCTCGCGGATTGCAGCTGCAGCCTTGTTAGCCCTGTAACAAGCTGTTCCAGGGAAATTCAAAGGAATGGAATGCATCCCTAGGGTTACATCATCAAAATTGCTGACAAGCCTAGCTATACGTTCAGGATCGTCAGTGCCCAAGAAAAAGCGACAGGCAAGAGACAGAGTCAGAGTCTTCGCGAAAGGAAAGACCTTGACTTCATCTTTTCCTTCCCAATAAGTTTGCATTTTCTGCTGTGTAATGGAGTCCATTTTCCCCAAGTACCTGACCAATGCCTCAGGCTTCAAGAACCCAGGTGATCTTATGATTTTAGACTCAGCTTCGCGTGTAATTACAGCCGGAGCAGAACCTTCATCGGAAAGAAAGAGCTTCTGCATCGAATGAGGTCGAAATACAGTGAAAAGTTTCTGCTCGTTGGAGAAGAGATATTTGTGTCCATCAGGACCACACATCACCACAGTCTCCTCTCCAAGAATCTTGGTCTTGAAGATATCAGAAGAGTACTTCTTCATCCTGCGAAACACAAACTCTTCAGGCTTACCAAACAAGAACTCGAGTGTTTCGCCAAAGATAGGCCAGCCCAGGCTCCCCGGTGGCAGGTTTTTGGCACTACGGGATGAGTACTTGAAAGCAAAGATGCTAATAACAAGTGGTAGGACCAATGGAGCTAGAGATAACAATAGAAATGTTAGATCCATGACTATTGT
This genomic interval from Populus alba chromosome 1, ASM523922v2, whole genome shotgun sequence contains the following:
- the LOC118040121 gene encoding beta-amyrin 28-monooxygenase, producing the protein MDLTFLLLSLAPLVLPLVISIFAFKYSSRSAKNLPPGSLGWPIFGETLEFLFGKPEEFVFRRMKKYSSDIFKTKILGEETVVMCGPDGHKYLFSNEQKLFTVFRPHSMQKLFLSDEGSAPAVITREAESKIIRSPGFLKPEALVRYLGKMDSITQQKMQTYWEGKDEVKVFPFAKTLTLSLACRFFLGTDDPERIARLVSNFDDVTLGMHSIPLNFPGTACYRANKAAAAIREELRIVICEKRAIMAEGAQVQDVLCHMILATDPSGKHMAEAEIAGMIMGLLVAGYSTVATAMTFFMKYVGQRPDIYAKILAEQIEIATAKKEGELLDWNDVQKMKYSWNVVYEVMRLTPPIQGTFREALTDVTYAGYTIPKGWKIYWTVSTTNKNPKYFPDPEKLDPSRHEDGKAFPPFTFVPFGAGPRMCPGKEYARLAILTFVHNVVKRFKWEVVFPEEKIVGDMMPCPEKGLPIRLQSH